The Sulfitobacter sp. SK011 genome has a window encoding:
- a CDS encoding branched-chain amino acid ABC transporter permease gives MFGLEKRDTRLLIVVAVMALAAPFLLNPFPTASAMAQFNAGYPDLMQRFVIFGILAIGFNLLFGLTGYLSFGHAAFLGVGSYSAVWMFKLLGYNIIPGIFLSIVVSGIFALAIGYISLRRSGIYFSILTLAFAQMLFAIAYSDLIGRFFGTPITNGETGLQVYTSDPQYFHNDALPNIPHLFGQEMQSTYTMNVGGWSFDFSTGYYLCAIIMLLAFYLAIRIFRSPFGMMLRAVKSNQQRMNYTGLNTRPYTLAAFVISGMYAGLAGGLLASMDPLAGAERMQWTASGEVVLMTILGGAGTLIGPVLGAGFIKYFENIFAKINDNVLHSWFSFMPDGLEDFMVFIIHPFVGKGWHLTLGLMFMLVVIFLPGGLVEGGQRIGRLLKRKKPSDDTADGKTTPAE, from the coding sequence ATGTTTGGACTAGAAAAACGCGATACCCGCCTGCTGATCGTTGTCGCCGTTATGGCGCTAGCGGCCCCTTTTCTGCTGAACCCCTTTCCGACAGCATCGGCGATGGCACAATTCAACGCTGGCTATCCCGACCTGATGCAGCGCTTTGTGATCTTCGGCATTCTTGCGATTGGCTTTAACCTGCTCTTTGGGCTCACAGGCTACCTCAGCTTCGGTCACGCCGCCTTCCTGGGTGTGGGGTCTTACTCAGCCGTTTGGATGTTCAAGCTTCTGGGATACAACATCATCCCCGGCATCTTTCTTTCCATCGTTGTTTCGGGCATCTTCGCGCTGGCGATCGGATACATATCCTTGCGGCGCTCTGGGATCTATTTTTCAATCCTCACCCTTGCTTTCGCTCAGATGCTGTTCGCCATCGCCTATTCCGACCTGATCGGACGCTTTTTTGGCACGCCGATTACCAATGGCGAAACCGGCTTGCAGGTCTATACCTCTGACCCGCAGTATTTCCACAATGATGCGCTGCCCAATATTCCGCATTTGTTCGGGCAGGAGATGCAATCAACCTACACGATGAATGTCGGGGGCTGGAGCTTTGATTTCTCTACCGGCTATTACCTCTGCGCAATCATCATGCTCTTGGCCTTTTACCTCGCCATCCGCATCTTCCGATCGCCTTTTGGGATGATGCTGCGCGCGGTGAAATCGAACCAGCAGCGGATGAACTACACAGGGCTGAACACGCGGCCCTACACGCTCGCAGCATTTGTAATCTCGGGCATGTATGCCGGTCTTGCGGGGGGGTTGCTGGCCTCAATGGACCCGCTTGCCGGGGCCGAACGGATGCAATGGACCGCCTCGGGCGAGGTTGTGCTGATGACCATCCTTGGCGGTGCTGGCACGTTGATCGGACCTGTCCTTGGTGCCGGTTTCATCAAGTACTTCGAAAACATCTTTGCCAAGATCAACGACAACGTGTTGCACAGCTGGTTTTCATTCATGCCCGACGGGCTTGAGGATTTCATGGTGTTTATCATCCACCCGTTTGTGGGCAAAGGCTGGCACCTGACGCTTGGTCTGATGTTCATGCTGGTTGTGATCTTCCTGCCCGGTGGGCTTGTCGAAGGGGGCCAACGCATCGGCCGCCTGCTGAAACGCAAAAAACCATCGGATGACACCGCCGATGGCAAAACAACCCCCGCAGAATAA
- a CDS encoding branched-chain amino acid ABC transporter permease, whose amino-acid sequence MDAILLQILNGLDKGSAYALIALGLTLIFGTLGVVNFAHGALFMIGAFCSVTLQKILTLSTETVSETAKDFLGNPLKVKTPYVESWFGPEVGASIIDWSVPLAILFAIPVMLAIGFIMERGLIKHFYKRPHADQILVTFGLAIVLQEVIKYFYGANPIPTPAPSAFVGSFDFGPMLGLDTSLAYPYWRLVYFGFSTLIIGAVFAFLQFTTFGMVVRAGMADRETVGLLGIDIDKRFTFMFGIAAAVAGLAGVMYAPINSPNYHMGMDFLVLSFVVVVVGGMGSLPGAVLAGFMLGILESLASLTEVKAVIPGIDQIIIYVVAIIILLTRPRGLMGRKGVMEE is encoded by the coding sequence ATGGACGCAATTCTTCTTCAAATTCTCAACGGCCTCGATAAGGGATCCGCATATGCGTTGATCGCCCTTGGCCTGACACTTATCTTTGGCACGCTTGGGGTGGTCAATTTCGCCCACGGTGCCTTGTTCATGATCGGGGCATTCTGTTCCGTTACCTTGCAGAAAATCCTGACACTCAGCACCGAAACGGTGAGTGAGACTGCGAAGGATTTTCTCGGAAACCCCCTGAAAGTTAAAACGCCCTATGTCGAAAGCTGGTTTGGCCCAGAGGTGGGTGCCAGCATCATCGACTGGTCCGTTCCGCTGGCCATTTTGTTTGCGATTCCTGTGATGCTCGCCATCGGTTTCATCATGGAGCGCGGGCTGATCAAACATTTCTACAAGCGCCCCCACGCCGATCAGATCCTTGTGACCTTCGGGTTGGCGATCGTTCTGCAGGAAGTGATCAAATATTTCTATGGGGCCAACCCGATCCCGACACCTGCACCTTCCGCATTTGTCGGCAGCTTTGACTTCGGGCCGATGCTGGGGCTCGACACCTCGCTGGCCTATCCGTACTGGCGTCTGGTCTATTTTGGTTTTTCCACGTTGATCATCGGTGCCGTCTTCGCCTTTTTGCAATTCACCACGTTTGGCATGGTTGTACGTGCCGGCATGGCGGACCGCGAAACCGTGGGACTGCTGGGCATCGACATTGATAAGCGGTTTACCTTTATGTTCGGCATCGCCGCTGCGGTCGCGGGTCTGGCGGGCGTCATGTACGCGCCCATCAACTCACCCAATTATCACATGGGTATGGACTTTCTGGTCCTCAGCTTCGTTGTGGTTGTTGTGGGTGGCATGGGCTCTTTGCCCGGCGCGGTGCTGGCGGGCTTCATGCTTGGCATTCTGGAAAGCCTCGCATCCCTGACCGAAGTAAAAGCCGTCATCCCCGGCATCGACCAGATCATCATTTATGTGGTCGCCATTATCATCTTGCTGACACGTCCCCGTGGCCTGATGGGCCGCAAAGGTGTGATGGAGGAATAG
- a CDS encoding substrate-binding protein, with amino-acid sequence MSFSKLTRRGLIKTSAVAGAGLALPTYLRADGHTGFTNAPTGDTVTLGFNVPQTGPYAEEGLDELRAQELAVQHLNGEGDGGLLNTFSSKALQGNGILGKKVTFVTGDTQTKSDAARASAKSMIEKDGAVMINGGSSSGVAVAVQGLCQEAGVIFMAGLTHSNDTTGKDKKANGFRHFFNGYMSAAALAPVLKNAYGTDRRAYHLTADYTWGWTQQESIAAATEAMGWETVNNVLTPLASTDFSAYIAPVLNSGADVLVLNHYGGNMVNSLTNAVQFGLLDKEVNGKKFEIVVPLYSELMAAGAGANVQGVIGSMNWNWQLQDEGSKAFTKSFGEKYGRPPSNSAHTCYVQTLLYADAVERAGTFNPCGVVEALEDFDFDGMGNGPTTYRGADHQCFKDVLVMKGKENPTNEYDTLEIVEVTPRAQVEYAPDHPMFAGGELGKCNPGA; translated from the coding sequence ATGTCATTTTCTAAATTGACACGTCGTGGTCTGATCAAAACCAGCGCTGTCGCTGGCGCAGGTCTGGCGCTGCCGACGTACCTGCGTGCCGATGGCCACACAGGTTTCACAAACGCACCAACAGGCGACACCGTCACGCTGGGCTTTAACGTGCCACAAACCGGCCCCTACGCCGAAGAAGGTCTGGACGAGCTGCGTGCACAGGAATTGGCTGTTCAGCACCTGAACGGCGAAGGCGACGGCGGCCTGCTGAACACATTCAGCTCCAAGGCGTTGCAAGGCAACGGTATCCTGGGCAAGAAGGTCACTTTTGTGACCGGTGACACCCAGACAAAGTCAGATGCGGCGCGTGCCTCGGCCAAGTCGATGATCGAAAAAGACGGCGCTGTGATGATCAACGGCGGCTCATCTTCGGGTGTGGCTGTGGCTGTTCAGGGCCTTTGCCAAGAGGCAGGCGTGATTTTCATGGCCGGTCTGACACACTCAAACGACACCACAGGCAAAGACAAGAAAGCCAATGGTTTCCGTCACTTCTTTAACGGTTACATGTCTGCGGCAGCACTGGCACCCGTGCTCAAGAACGCCTATGGCACCGACCGTCGCGCCTATCACCTGACGGCGGACTATACATGGGGCTGGACTCAGCAGGAATCGATTGCCGCGGCAACCGAAGCCATGGGTTGGGAGACCGTCAACAACGTGCTGACGCCGCTTGCGTCCACTGACTTCTCTGCCTACATCGCGCCGGTGTTGAACTCTGGTGCCGACGTCCTGGTTCTGAACCACTACGGTGGCAACATGGTCAACTCACTGACCAACGCGGTTCAGTTTGGCCTGCTCGACAAAGAAGTGAACGGCAAGAAGTTCGAGATCGTCGTGCCACTTTATTCTGAGTTGATGGCCGCTGGTGCGGGTGCCAACGTGCAAGGCGTTATCGGTTCGATGAACTGGAACTGGCAGTTGCAGGATGAGGGTTCAAAGGCGTTCACCAAATCATTTGGTGAAAAGTACGGTCGCCCCCCATCCAACTCTGCGCACACATGCTATGTTCAGACGCTGCTTTATGCGGATGCGGTTGAGCGTGCAGGCACCTTCAATCCATGTGGTGTTGTCGAAGCTCTTGAAGACTTTGACTTTGACGGCATGGGCAATGGTCCAACCACCTATCGCGGTGCCGATCACCAGTGCTTCAAAGACGTGCTTGTCATGAAGGGTAAAGAGAACCCGACAAACGAATACGACACACTGGAAATCGTCGAAGTGACACCACGGGCGCAGGTCGAATATGCACCTGATCACCCGATGTTTGCCGGTGGCGAATTGGGCAAGTGTAACCCAGGCGCGTAA
- a CDS encoding short-chain fatty acyl-CoA regulator family protein has product MVREALTGSRIRERRVMAGQKQANLARQIGISASYLNLIEHNRRRIGGKLLLNIAAALGVEPQALTEGAEAALIATLREAAMDAGLTGPDASRADEFAGRFPGWADVLAGTRRRIAALEQTVEALTDRLAHDPHLAASMHELLTTAAAIRSTASILAETKTLQPEWRDRFHANINEDSRRLSDSAQALVAYLDSNPEAPETASSPQEEVEAFLTAHGFHFDALENGDDVAEVVEAVVMQAPQLQSLAAQHIARAVLHQVGRDAARLSISDLRAAVAEVGSDPVTLARKLRQPVVRVLRRLAALPEHGAGLVVCDRSGTVIFRKSIEAFTVPRHGACCPLWPLFAALGQHGAVVAGRVSQMGPAQAQFDCFAASEAIGTPSYNTPPLVQAVMLLVPAPTDSGAAQLVGSTCRICPHDDCGARREPSILAKGV; this is encoded by the coding sequence ATGGTACGGGAAGCATTGACAGGCAGCCGCATTCGCGAACGCAGGGTGATGGCGGGGCAAAAGCAGGCCAATCTGGCGCGTCAGATCGGAATCTCGGCCAGTTATCTGAACCTCATTGAACATAATCGCCGCAGAATCGGCGGTAAACTGTTGCTCAACATCGCCGCGGCACTGGGGGTGGAACCGCAGGCCCTGACCGAAGGGGCAGAGGCCGCGTTGATTGCGACGCTGCGCGAGGCGGCGATGGATGCGGGCCTGACCGGTCCTGATGCTTCACGCGCTGATGAATTTGCGGGGCGTTTTCCCGGCTGGGCGGATGTGCTGGCCGGCACGCGCAGGCGTATTGCAGCATTGGAACAGACGGTTGAGGCATTGACTGACCGTCTGGCGCACGACCCGCATCTGGCCGCCTCGATGCATGAATTGTTGACCACCGCAGCGGCGATCCGCTCCACCGCGTCCATTCTGGCAGAAACAAAGACATTGCAACCCGAATGGCGCGACCGTTTTCATGCCAACATCAACGAAGACAGCCGGCGATTGTCGGACAGTGCTCAGGCGCTGGTGGCCTATCTGGATTCTAATCCTGAAGCCCCGGAAACCGCGAGTTCCCCCCAGGAAGAAGTCGAGGCGTTTTTGACCGCGCATGGGTTTCATTTTGACGCTCTGGAAAACGGTGACGACGTGGCAGAGGTTGTTGAGGCGGTGGTCATGCAGGCCCCGCAGCTGCAATCGCTGGCCGCGCAACACATCGCCAGAGCGGTCTTGCATCAGGTTGGCCGTGACGCGGCGCGACTGTCGATATCCGATCTGCGCGCAGCAGTGGCTGAGGTTGGGTCAGACCCCGTCACACTTGCCCGCAAACTGCGCCAACCCGTCGTGCGCGTGCTGCGCCGATTGGCTGCATTGCCCGAACACGGTGCTGGACTGGTGGTCTGTGACCGCTCTGGTACGGTTATTTTTCGCAAGTCGATCGAGGCGTTCACAGTGCCGCGGCACGGTGCCTGTTGCCCGCTCTGGCCGTTGTTTGCAGCGCTGGGGCAGCATGGGGCCGTGGTGGCGGGCCGCGTGTCACAAATGGGTCCGGCGCAAGCTCAGTTCGACTGTTTTGCGGCAAGCGAAGCCATTGGCACCCCGTCTTACAACACCCCACCTTTGGTGCAGGCCGTCATGCTGCTGGTGCCCGCGCCAACGGATTCCGGGGCCGCACAACTGGTGGGATCAACCTGCCGGATCTGTCCGCATGACGACTGCGGTGCCCGGCGCGAACCCTCGATCCTGGCAAAGGGCGTTTAG
- a CDS encoding response regulator transcription factor: protein MGKHVVLVEDEINIAEAIRFLLSQEGWRVETLANGAAAVDVIRKVMPDLVMLDVMLPGKSGFEILNELRADPVFADMPILMLTARGQSRDREMAEKAGVSRFMTKPFSNAEMLEAVRELTQQ, encoded by the coding sequence ATGGGCAAACATGTGGTGCTGGTCGAGGACGAAATAAACATCGCCGAGGCCATCCGTTTTTTGCTGTCTCAAGAGGGCTGGCGGGTGGAAACTCTGGCCAACGGGGCCGCCGCGGTTGATGTGATCCGCAAGGTGATGCCCGATCTGGTGATGCTCGACGTCATGTTGCCGGGCAAGAGCGGTTTTGAAATCCTGAACGAATTGCGCGCTGATCCGGTATTTGCCGATATGCCGATATTGATGCTGACCGCACGCGGCCAAAGCAGGGACCGCGAGATGGCCGAAAAAGCTGGCGTAAGCCGGTTCATGACCAAACCATTTTCCAATGCTGAAATGCTGGAAGCGGTGCGCGAATTGACCCAACAATGA
- a CDS encoding ATP-binding protein, translating to MVSLNQLVMVCLLYVAGLFIVAFMAERAALKGQGGWLLRSPLVYTLSLSIYCTAWTFYGAVGYAARSGLEYVTIYLGPSLVMIGWWWILRRLVRIGRSQRVTSIADLISSRYGKSNTLAIVVTIMAVIGVTPYIALQLQSVILSLSIFAAPDTALVGTEHEVINKGQAAFWVATGLALFTVLFGTRNLNVNERHHGVVIAVAVEAVVKLVALLAVGIFVVWGLAGGVSETLTRIDASAIGEWHVQGSRWVALTMLSAAAFLCLPRMFQVMVVENDDERYLQIASWAFPLYLMLMSLFVVPIAVIGLDLMPVGSNPDLFVLSLPLSQGQNGLAMFSFLGGFSSATSMVIVATLALSTMVSNHIVMPIWLALRQDGATQSGDVRNVVILARRVSILLIISLGFLYYRASGGSGALAAIGTISFGGVAQFLPVLLGGIFWRGATRMGALCGLGTGFALWVFTMLLPSFGPGTALSVATFEQGLAGIGWLRPEALFGIDGLDPTVHAVVWSLSLNTLVFGLVSLFTFPDPVERLQGAQFVNVFDHSSPTRGWTASVAGSEDLMIMAQRILGAAEARAFFGTHSKAQGVTGGLPEPTPQFVQALERELAASVGAATAHAMVAQIVGGTSVSVQDLLAVADESAQMLEYSSQLEAKSRELSETAAQLRNANEKLTQLSLQKDSFLSQISHELRTPMTSIRSFSEILRDAKGMKAADKTRYASIIHSETIRLTRLLDDLLDLSVLENGQVTLNMRTGQLADVLDQAVITALAGAARPLRIIRDKKAEAVTLTTDLDRLAQVFINLAANAQKYCRANDPQLTINVQHDRETLTIDFIDNGDGIATDAQAVIFEKFFRISGVEGEGAGLGLAICHEIMTRLGGDIAYLPRDAGTAFRVTLPLKGKDTKPEKRTLATLT from the coding sequence ATGGTTTCGCTCAATCAGCTTGTCATGGTTTGCCTGCTTTATGTTGCTGGGCTGTTCATCGTTGCCTTTATGGCAGAGCGGGCGGCCCTGAAGGGGCAGGGCGGATGGCTTCTGCGCTCGCCTTTGGTCTATACGCTGTCGCTGTCGATCTACTGCACGGCCTGGACGTTTTACGGGGCGGTTGGATATGCCGCGCGGTCGGGCCTTGAATATGTGACAATCTATCTGGGGCCGTCGTTGGTGATGATCGGCTGGTGGTGGATATTGCGCCGGTTGGTGCGCATCGGGCGCAGTCAGCGTGTGACCTCGATTGCTGATTTGATTTCATCGCGATACGGCAAATCGAATACGCTGGCCATTGTTGTCACGATCATGGCAGTGATCGGGGTGACGCCTTATATTGCGCTGCAATTACAATCCGTTATTCTGTCTCTGTCGATTTTTGCGGCCCCAGATACGGCCCTGGTGGGCACCGAACATGAGGTGATCAACAAAGGTCAGGCGGCCTTCTGGGTCGCGACGGGTCTGGCGCTTTTTACCGTGCTTTTCGGCACCCGAAACCTGAACGTCAATGAACGCCATCACGGTGTTGTCATTGCCGTGGCGGTTGAGGCGGTGGTCAAACTGGTGGCGCTTTTGGCTGTCGGTATCTTTGTGGTCTGGGGGCTGGCCGGAGGGGTCAGCGAAACCCTGACCCGCATCGATGCTTCGGCCATCGGTGAATGGCATGTGCAGGGCAGCCGTTGGGTTGCATTGACCATGCTGTCAGCGGCGGCTTTCTTGTGTTTGCCACGGATGTTTCAGGTCATGGTCGTGGAAAACGATGATGAACGGTACCTGCAAATCGCCTCATGGGCATTTCCGCTGTATCTGATGTTGATGAGCCTTTTTGTGGTGCCGATCGCCGTGATTGGTCTTGACCTCATGCCCGTGGGGTCGAACCCGGATCTTTTTGTACTCAGCCTGCCGCTGAGCCAAGGGCAGAACGGCCTTGCGATGTTTAGTTTCTTGGGGGGCTTTTCGTCGGCCACCTCGATGGTCATCGTGGCCACGCTTGCGCTGAGCACCATGGTCAGCAACCACATCGTCATGCCGATCTGGCTGGCGCTGCGACAGGATGGCGCGACACAATCGGGGGATGTCCGCAATGTGGTGATCCTGGCGCGCCGGGTGTCAATCTTGCTGATCATTTCGTTGGGTTTCCTTTATTATCGTGCCTCAGGGGGCAGTGGCGCGCTGGCGGCGATTGGCACCATTTCATTTGGCGGCGTTGCGCAGTTCCTGCCTGTCTTGCTTGGCGGCATATTCTGGCGTGGGGCCACGCGGATGGGCGCGCTCTGCGGACTTGGCACCGGGTTCGCCTTGTGGGTCTTTACGATGTTGCTGCCCAGCTTTGGGCCGGGTACCGCGCTTTCTGTGGCGACGTTTGAACAGGGGCTGGCGGGCATCGGATGGCTGCGGCCAGAGGCGCTTTTTGGCATCGACGGGTTGGACCCGACGGTCCATGCCGTGGTATGGAGCCTGTCGTTGAACACATTGGTTTTTGGTCTCGTCTCGCTCTTTACCTTTCCGGACCCGGTTGAACGGCTGCAGGGGGCGCAGTTTGTGAATGTGTTTGACCATTCCAGCCCGACACGCGGCTGGACCGCGTCAGTGGCGGGCAGCGAAGACCTGATGATCATGGCGCAGCGCATTCTGGGTGCCGCAGAGGCGCGGGCGTTCTTTGGGACACATTCAAAAGCGCAAGGAGTGACGGGCGGGTTGCCGGAACCCACCCCACAGTTTGTTCAGGCGCTGGAACGTGAACTGGCCGCATCCGTGGGGGCGGCAACGGCCCATGCGATGGTGGCCCAGATCGTCGGCGGCACATCCGTATCGGTTCAGGATCTCTTGGCGGTTGCCGACGAATCCGCACAGATGCTGGAATATTCCAGCCAGCTTGAGGCGAAATCGCGCGAATTGTCCGAGACCGCCGCACAACTGCGCAACGCCAATGAAAAGCTGACACAATTGTCACTGCAAAAAGACAGCTTTCTCAGCCAGATCAGCCATGAATTGCGCACGCCGATGACGTCAATCCGGTCCTTTTCAGAGATATTGCGCGATGCCAAGGGCATGAAAGCCGCTGACAAGACACGCTATGCCTCGATTATCCATTCAGAGACCATTCGCCTGACGCGTCTGCTCGATGATCTGCTGGACCTGTCGGTGCTTGAAAACGGTCAGGTGACGCTCAACATGCGCACCGGGCAATTGGCGGATGTACTGGATCAGGCGGTGATCACGGCGCTTGCCGGTGCGGCCCGGCCGCTCAGGATTATCCGCGATAAGAAGGCCGAGGCCGTCACCTTGACCACTGATTTGGACCGGCTGGCGCAGGTATTTATCAATCTTGCGGCCAATGCGCAAAAATACTGCCGCGCGAACGATCCCCAATTGACGATCAATGTGCAGCATGACCGGGAGACGCTGACCATTGATTTTATTGACAATGGCGATGGCATTGCCACCGATGCGCAGGCTGTCATCTTTGAAAAGTTCTTTCGGATCAGCGGGGTAGAGGGCGAAGGGGCCGGGCTGGGGTTGGCCATTTGTCACGAGATCATGACCCGGCTTGGCGGCGATATCGCCTATCTGCCACGGGATGCCGGCACCGCTTTTCGTGTGACCTTGCCGCTGAAAGGCAAAGACACAAAGCCGGAAAAACGCACGCTTGCCACGCTGACATAA